The following coding sequences are from one Arachis hypogaea cultivar Tifrunner chromosome 7, arahy.Tifrunner.gnm2.J5K5, whole genome shotgun sequence window:
- the LOC112702918 gene encoding uncharacterized protein isoform X2 — MEHSRFQKVLPSNTMEPRNGEFQPGLQPMMQDRPDDMHTIRRPPNVSTAQAKPVLNFSIQTGEEFALEFMRDRVNLGKPMFPNVGDTNYTPGYMDLKGILGISHPTSESGSDISMLSMVDKYPKEFERVNTSLQGDKSNYGSIRSIPRTSMTQDSRQLVQKYGSSRGSDSSSMLLKFLCSFGGRILPRPSDGKLRYVGGDTRILRIRKNISWQELLQKALLMYSQVHAIKYQLPGEDLDALVSVSCDEDMQNMMEECNHLEDREGSQKPRMFLFSLSDLEDAQFGLSGLGDDSEIQYVVAVNGMDMGSRRNSTLIGVNFSANDLHDLDRQNTERETGKVAVESVGVNNSLLNNKFDSSPNVESLQPVLPTSSNSYERYPQSLQPMHHGDPVGQYHVSRSVVEDIPTTMPPRALINQDGVFSKGHPPVGLPVHNSEIPPVVTKKKGDSLIEQASNQGKVLYLETPSSAPTQLFDGYMKNNFPEATAVVTMPEGYPIPPTKKDQLQNYEDGASTSNSGFGPTYVDSQSNAVDFSSLNPPPLPERVYYSERIPREQVDLLNRSTKSDDLHGSQFNISDLLSDAKPSDSVTGSDNNLHNGNQPLRSEELGVAAKPLPADGYAIDNGTAKHQIYKHFPDPSSQLKSKLTEHVNSELKKVVPKVEGSNDVVTKDHVVNFEPETYCKDNHIKHRLDEIKDSKSESDFPTLHQVPSARQLEDPASCLPEVDWGNATVTESNESRMVQGLPVSLNGNQTTKGDFQPSSSVASKTSQGFSGRHPLTSDGVGLSINVKNHEPTPWEYFHKLAQEGLNNVSLIDQDHVSFSPAIEEVEDEGRTHHVTPLTTGEIYQKDLHGRVETETTILKPNDPLVKDTESMQFNAIMENIRAQESVFEDGKFETRNRTPPVDPPVSEIDPNSLQVIMNEDLEELKELGSGTFGTVYHGKWRGTDVAIKRIKKSCFTGRSSEQERLTLEFWREADILSKLHHPNVVAFYGVVQDGPGGTMATVTEYMVDGSLRHVLLRKDRYLDRRKRLIIAMDAAFGMEYLHSKNIVHFDLKCDNLLVNLKDPLRPICKVGDFGLSKIKRNTLVSGGVRGTLPWMAPELLNGSSNKVSEKVDVFSFGIVLWEILTGEEPYANMHYGAIIGGIVNNTLRPTIPSYCDSEWRTLMEQCWAPNPAVRPSFTEIARRLRVMSVAASQAKVQGQKASK, encoded by the exons ATGGAACATTCAAGATTCCAAAAAGTGCTTCCAAGCAATACAATGGAACCAAGAAATGGTGAATTCCAGCCTGGGTTGCAGCCAATGATGCAGGATCGACCGGATGACATGCATACAATTAGAAGACCACCTAATGTTAGTACGGCACAAGCCAAACCTGTACTTAATTTTTCCATACAGACAGGTGAGGAATTTGCTCTCGAATTTATGAGAGATAGGGTGAATCTTGGGAAGCCTATGTTTCCAAATGTCGGTGACACTAATTATACACCAGGTTATATGGATCTAAAAGGCATCTTAGGCATTAGTCATCCAACATCAGAAAGTGGATCAGACATTTCCATGCTTTCAATGGTTGACAAATATCCAAAAGAGTTCGAAAGAGTGAACACATCATTGCAGGGAGACAAAAGCAATTATGGGTCAATTCGATCAATACCAAGAACTTCAATGACTCAGGACAGTAGACAACTTGTGCAGAAGTATGGCTCTTCTCGAGGTTCCGATAGCTCATCAATGCTGTTGAAGTTCCTTTGCAGCTTTGGTGGGAGAATATTACCTCGACCAAGTGATGGAAAACTAAGGTATGTTGGAGGTGATACACGTATTCTTCGTATAAGAAAGAATATATCTTGGCAGGAGCTCTTGCAGAAAGCATTATTAATGTATAGTCAGGTTCATGCAATCAAGTATCAGCTTCCGGGGGAAGATCTTGATGCTTTGGTATCTGTGTCATGTGATGAAGATATGCAGAATATGATGGAAGAATGTAACCATCTAGAAGACAGAGAAGGATCACAAAAGCCTAGGATGTTTTTGTTCTCATTGAGTGATTTGGAGGACGCTCAATTTGGTCTCAGTGGTTTGGGTGATGATTCTGAGATCCAATATGTTGTTGCTGTTAACGGCATGGACATGGGATCAAGAAGAAACTCAACCCTGATTGGCGTGAACTTTTCAGCAAATGATCTGCATGATTTGGACAGGCAGAACACTGAAAGGGAGACTGGTAAAGTTGCTGTTGAATCTGTAGGTGTCAACAATTCTCTCTTGAATAACAAATTTGACTCATCACCAAATGTGGAATCCTTGCAACCAGTGCTACCTACTTCCTCAAATTCTTATGAAAGATATCCACAGTCCTTGCAACCAATGCACCATGGGGATCCTGTTGGTCAATATCATGTATCTAGATCTGTTGTTGAAGACATTCCTACTACTATGCCTCCTCGTGCACTGATTAATCAAGATGGGGTTTTTAGCAAAGGCCATCCACCAGTTGGATTACCAGtacataattctgaaataccacCAGTGGTCACAAAAAAGAAGGGTGATAGTTTGATTGAACAAGCAAGCAACCAGGGTAAAGTTTTATACTTGGAAACACCATCCTCAGCTCCTACTCAACTATTTGATGGTTACATGAAAAATAATTTTCCCGAAGCAACAGCTGTAGTTACTATGCCAGAGGGCTATCCAATACCTCCGACAAAAAAGGACCAGCTACAGAACTATGAAGATGGTGCTTCTACATCTAACAGTGGTTTTGGTCCCACTTATGTCGACTCCCAGTCAAATGCTGTTGATTTTAGTTCTCTTAACCCTCCTCCTCTTCCTGAAAGAGTTTACTATTCAGAAAGGATTCCTAGGGAGCAAGTAGATTTGCTGAATCGGTCCACCAAGTCAGATGATTTACATGGTTCTCAGTTTAACATTTCCGATTTACTTTCTGATGCAAAACCCTCAGATTCAGTTACAGGATCTGACAACAACTTGCATAATGGGAATCAGCCTCTCCGATCTGAGGAATTGGGTGTTGCAGCAAAGCCTTTGCCTGCTGATGGCTATGCTATTGATAATGGGACTGCCAAACATCAAATATACAAACATTTTCCTGATCCAAGTAGCCAGTTGAAGTCAAAACTAACTGAGCATGTGAATTCTGAGTTGAAGAAGGTAGTACCAAAAGTTGAAGGGAGTAATGATGTAGTAACTAAAGATCATGTTGTTAATTTTGAACCTGAAACTTATTGTAAAGATAATCATATCAAACACCGGCTTGACGAGATAAAAGATAGCAAATCAGAATCTGACTTTCCTACTTTGCATCAGGTTCCCTCTGCTAGGCAACTTGAGGATCCTGCTTCATGTCTTCCCGAGGTCGATTGGGGCAATGCCACTGTTACAGAATCTAATGAAAGTCGCATGGTTCAAGGACTACCTGTTTCTCTAAATGGGAATCAAACTACCAAGGGTGATTTTCAACCTTCTTCAAGTGTTGCTTCAAAGACATCACAAG GTTTCTCGGGTCGGCATCCACTAACCTCGGATGGAGTAGGTCTAAGCATAAATGTGAAAAATCATGAACCTACACCTTGGGAATATTTTCACAAACTGGCACAAGAAGGACTCAATAATGTCTCTCTCATTGATCAGGATCATGTTAGTTTTTCACCTGCAATAGAAGAAGTGGAAGATGAGGGTAGAACTCACCATGTTACGCCTCTAACAACAGGTGAAATATATCAGAAAGACTTACATGGAAGGGTTGAAACAGAAACTACTATTCTAAAGCCAAATGATCCCCTCGTGAAGGATACTGAAAGTATGCAATTTAATGCTATCATGGAAAACATAAGAGCACAGGAATCAGTTTTTGAG GATGGGAAGTTTGAAACAAGAAATCGTACACCTCCTGTTGATCCTCCCGTAAGTGAAATTGACCCGAATTCTTTGCAG GTCATAATGAATGAAGATCTTGAAGAGCTGAAGGAGCTGGGTTCTGGTACCTTTGGGACTGTGTATCATGGAAAATGGCGTGGAACAGATGTTGCCatcaaaagaataaagaaaagctGTTTCACCGGTCGATCATCAGAGCAAGAGAGACtg ACTTTAGAATTCTGGCGGGAAGCTGATATTCTTTCCAAGCTTCATCACCCAAATGTTGTGGCATTTTATGGTGTAGTTCAGGATGGACCTGGAGGAACAATGGCCACTGTTACGGAGTACATGGTGGATGGTTCTCTTCGGCATGTATTGCTTCGCAAAGATAG GTATCTAGATCGTCGCAAGAGACTGATAATTGCTATGGATGCAGCTTTTGGAATGGAGTATTTACACTCAAAAAATATTGTTCATTTTGACTTAAAATGTGATAATTTGCTTGTGAACTTGAAAGATCCTTTACGGCCAATATGCAAG GTTGGTGATTTTGGCTTGTCAAAAATTAAGCGGAATACCTTGGTCTCGGGTGGCGTGCGGGGGACTCTTCCTTGGATGGCACCAGAGCTGCTGAATGGTAGCAGCAACAAGGTGTCAGAAAAG GTTGATGTGTTCTCCTTTGGCATAGTATTGTGGGAAATTCTAACTGGTGAGGAGCCTTATGCCAATATGCACTATGGTGCAATCATAG GTGGGATTGTTAATAACACATTAAGGCCAACAATTCCCAGTTACTGCGACTCAGAATGGCGAACACTGATGGAGCAGTGCTGGGCACCAAATCCTGCAGTCAGACCTTCCTTTACAGAAATTGCCCGTCGATTGCGTGTGATGTCTGTGGCAGCTAGCCAGGCAAAGGTGCAGGGCCAAAAGGCGTCTAAATGA